A portion of the Platichthys flesus chromosome 7, fPlaFle2.1, whole genome shotgun sequence genome contains these proteins:
- the nkain4 gene encoding sodium/potassium-transporting ATPase subunit beta-1-interacting protein 4 isoform X2, translating to MGCCSGRCTLIFICTLQLLLALERQVFDFLGYQWAPILANFVHIIIVILGLFGTIQYRPRYIVVYTVWAALWVAWNVFIICFYLDVGGLSKDSDLLTFNISAHHSWWSEHGPGCVRREMPQAPGSRTTESHSYITVMGCLLDYQYIEVVHSGTQILFALLGFVYACYVVSAITEEEDSFDFIGGFDPFPLYHVNEKPSHLLLKPMYL from the exons TTGCTGGCTTTGGAGAGACAGGTCTTTGACTTCCTGGGCTACCAGTGGGCCCCCATCCTCGCCAACTTCGTCcacatcatcatcgtcatcctcGGCCTCTTCGGCACCATCCAGTACCGGCCGCGCTACATCGTGGTG TACACAGTATGGGCAGCTCTGTGGGTCGCCTGGAATGTCTTCATCATCTGCTTCTACCTGGACGTGGGAGGCCTGTCCAAG GACAGTGACCTGCTGACATTTAACATCTCAGCCCATCACTCGTGGTGGAGCGAGCACGGGCCAGGCTGTGTGAGGAGGGAGATGCCCCAGGCTCCAGGGAGCCGCACCACAGAGAGCCACTCCTACATCACTGTCATGGGCTGCCTCCTGGACTACCAGTACATCGAGGTCGTCCACAGCGGCACACAGATCCTTTTTGCT CTCCTGGGCTTTGTGTACGCCTGCTACGTTGTCAGCGCcatcactgaggaggaggacagct TTGATTTTATTGGTGGATTTGACCCATTCCCTCTCTACCATGTCAATGAGAAACCATCTCATCTCCTCTTAAAGCCCATGTACCTGTAA
- the nkain4 gene encoding sodium/potassium-transporting ATPase subunit beta-1-interacting protein 4 isoform X3 yields MGCCSGRCTLIFICTLQLLLALERQVFDFLGYQWAPILANFVHIIIVILGLFGTIQYRPRYIVVYTVWAALWVAWNVFIICFYLDVGGLSKDSDLLTFNISAHHSWWSEHGPGCVRREMPQAPGSRTTESHSYITVMGCLLDYQYIEVVHSGTQILFALLGFVYACYVVSAITEEEDSCLRK; encoded by the exons TTGCTGGCTTTGGAGAGACAGGTCTTTGACTTCCTGGGCTACCAGTGGGCCCCCATCCTCGCCAACTTCGTCcacatcatcatcgtcatcctcGGCCTCTTCGGCACCATCCAGTACCGGCCGCGCTACATCGTGGTG TACACAGTATGGGCAGCTCTGTGGGTCGCCTGGAATGTCTTCATCATCTGCTTCTACCTGGACGTGGGAGGCCTGTCCAAG GACAGTGACCTGCTGACATTTAACATCTCAGCCCATCACTCGTGGTGGAGCGAGCACGGGCCAGGCTGTGTGAGGAGGGAGATGCCCCAGGCTCCAGGGAGCCGCACCACAGAGAGCCACTCCTACATCACTGTCATGGGCTGCCTCCTGGACTACCAGTACATCGAGGTCGTCCACAGCGGCACACAGATCCTTTTTGCT CTCCTGGGCTTTGTGTACGCCTGCTACGTTGTCAGCGCcatcactgaggaggaggacagct GTCTACGTAAATAG
- the nkain4 gene encoding sodium/potassium-transporting ATPase subunit beta-1-interacting protein 4 isoform X1, producing the protein MGCCSGRCTLIFICTLQLLLALERQVFDFLGYQWAPILANFVHIIIVILGLFGTIQYRPRYIVVYTVWAALWVAWNVFIICFYLDVGGLSKDSDLLTFNISAHHSWWSEHGPGCVRREMPQAPGSRTTESHSYITVMGCLLDYQYIEVVHSGTQILFALLGFVYACYVVSAITEEEDSFDFIGGFDPFPLYHVNEKPSHLLLKPMYLST; encoded by the exons TTGCTGGCTTTGGAGAGACAGGTCTTTGACTTCCTGGGCTACCAGTGGGCCCCCATCCTCGCCAACTTCGTCcacatcatcatcgtcatcctcGGCCTCTTCGGCACCATCCAGTACCGGCCGCGCTACATCGTGGTG TACACAGTATGGGCAGCTCTGTGGGTCGCCTGGAATGTCTTCATCATCTGCTTCTACCTGGACGTGGGAGGCCTGTCCAAG GACAGTGACCTGCTGACATTTAACATCTCAGCCCATCACTCGTGGTGGAGCGAGCACGGGCCAGGCTGTGTGAGGAGGGAGATGCCCCAGGCTCCAGGGAGCCGCACCACAGAGAGCCACTCCTACATCACTGTCATGGGCTGCCTCCTGGACTACCAGTACATCGAGGTCGTCCACAGCGGCACACAGATCCTTTTTGCT CTCCTGGGCTTTGTGTACGCCTGCTACGTTGTCAGCGCcatcactgaggaggaggacagct TTGATTTTATTGGTGGATTTGACCCATTCCCTCTCTACCATGTCAATGAGAAACCATCTCATCTCCTCTTAAAGCCCATGTACCT GTCTACGTAA
- the birc7 gene encoding baculoviral IAP repeat-containing protein 7 produces the protein MTGTGYKEKGKATCHRMTDDRSTMVHILEEPRMRRETTRLRTFQSWPADAPVTSGELARAGFFFLGPGDKVQCFCCGGILRCWVHGDNPAEEHRRHFPTCSFILGQAVGNIPLQVGFSDSVDGQLLSQLQRMTMDDQGTAGQAVYPEMEAEDSRLTTFHNWPTEASIQPDILTRAGFFYTGHGDNVKCFYCDGGLRNWEPGDDPWQEHAKWFPRCQFLIQSRGQEYISNIQDAHFHLGETVGGSPTSTSRDIGSRNDVVAGLAASSAMLSPVVQTVVQMGFEDGLVESLVQTKFLLTGQHYMSVSDLVTDVLQAEEEERQRGPQSRDTETTQGSSAGSVRTQTPIKGKVKDTSPEEMLRQLQEERTCKVCMDKLVSIVFIPCGHLVVCGDCAASLRHCPICRAVIRGSVRAFMS, from the exons ATGACTGGCACAGGAtacaaagagaaaggaaaagctACTTGCCACAGAATGACGGATGACAGAAGTACTATGGTGCACATCCTCGAGGAGCCTCGGATGAGAAGAGAGACGACGAGACTTCGAACTTTTCAGAGCTGGCCAGCGGATGCACCTGTAACGTCTGGAGAGCTGGCCAGAGCGGGCTTCTTCTTCCTCGGCCCCGGAGATAAAGTCCAGTGTTTCTGCTGCGGGGGGATTTTAAGATGTTGGGTCCACGGGGACAACCCGGCCGAGGAGCACAGGAGGCATTTCCCCACCTGCAGTTTCATATTGGGCCAAGCCGTGGGGAACATCCCTCTCCAAGTTGGATTCTCGGACTCCGTGGACGGCCAATTGTTGAGCCAACTCCAGAGGATGACTATGGACGACCAGGGGACAGCTGGACAAGCGGTGTATCCAGAGATGGAGGCGGAGGATTCCCGGCTCACCACTTTCCACAACTGGCCCACCGAGGCCTCGATCCAGCCAGATATTCTGACTAGAGCAGGATTTTTCTACACAG GTCACGGTGACAATGTCAAATGCTTCTACTGTGATGGCGGCCTGAGGAACTGGGAGCCGGGAGACGACCCCTGGCAGGAACATGCCAAGTGGTTTCCACG GTGTCAGTTTTTAATCCAGTCGAGGGGGCAGGAGTATATCAGCAACATCCAGGACGCTCATTTCCATCTGGGTGAGACTGTG GGTGGATCTCCGACCTCGACGAGCAGAGATATCGGCTCCAGAAATG ATGTGGTCGCAGGGCTGGCGGCCTCCTCAGCCATGCTCTCTCCGGTGGTGCAGACCGTGGTTCAGATGGGCTTCGAAGACGGCCTGGTGGAGAGTCTGGTCCAGACCAAGTTTCTATTGACGGGTCAGCACTACATGTCAGTGTCTGACCTGGTCACCGACGTTCTgcaggccgaggaggaggaaagacagagggggCCACAGAGCAGAG ATACTGAGACGACGCAGGGCTCCAGTGCTGGAagtgtgagaacacaaacacccatCAAagggaaag TGAAGGACACCAGTCCAGAGGAGATGCtgaggcagctgcaggaggagaggaccTGCAAGGTGTGCATGGACAAGCTGGTGTCCATCGTCTTCATCCCCTGTGGTCATCTGGTGGTGTGTGGCGACTGCGCTGCCAGCCTGCGTCACTGCCCCATCTGCAGAGCCGTCATCAGGGGCAGCGTTCGTGCGTTCATGTCCTGA